The following are encoded together in the Pleurocapsa sp. FMAR1 genome:
- the infB gene encoding translation initiation factor IF-2 produces MNGKVRIYELSKELNLDNKDIKEICEQLNIAVKSHSSTITASQAERVKAMAAKSPLAEKTTSSPKKEAKPPKAPGKRKQQILAVHHNRGEAPASFQNNNSNGGTSSKLVSPPSRPASPASKTSQSESLVSPKPAQFRESDSNRHELKQSSRREQNNSEPASKPTAAKPPRLVTPPSRAQENKAKAKSSSSIPSPVKPKIKITEQPQNKQEEEKEKKKKVLPALPKLNQRPQKAQVASKAKTTSDDDLDDSLAIDLPDDNEIDNDEIIKKTEVNKVTRLKRPTPPRKVKEWENEEEDEGKQKAGKAKASKKRRGIKPLLDDDDDFDSDSNTVQVNTAFTLSTARPAKPKSMQQEQPAASVNKKPRKPSFKTEKTQKTERQSKNKAVTPTLPELITLSDNLTVRDLSERLNTPETDIIRSLFFKGIAVNITQTLDLETARTVAEELGVIVDTPEEKSAATKDTEMLDANDLENLQPRPPVVTIMGHVDHGKTTLLDSIRKSSVASGEAGGITQHIGAYHVDVEHNGSNQQIVFLDTPGHEAFTAMRARGTRVTDIAVLVVAADDGVQPQTKEAISHAKAAQVPLLVAINKVDKPGSNPDRIKQELTEQGLVSEDWGGDTTMVEVSALKGDNLDELLEMILLLAEVEELSANPDRPAKGTVIEANLDRNRGPVATLLVQNGTLRVGDSIVAGSVFGKVKAMVDDTGNKVEAATPSFAVEVLGLNDVPEAGDEFDIYPSEKEARVVADQRAISQRDTRLLQSLSSRRVSLSTLSAQAQEGELKELNLIIKADVQGSVEAIQGSLQQLPQNEVQIRTLMASPGEVTETDVDLAAASGAVIIGFNTTLATGSRQAADREGVDIRQYDIIYKLLDDIQGAMEGLLDPEEIEESLGQVEVRAVFPVGRGAVAGCYVLSGKIVRNCKIRVRRGDKIVHEGELNSLKRMKDDVKEVNTGFECGIGASKFSDWKEGDIIEAYELVFKRRTLATK; encoded by the coding sequence ATGAACGGCAAAGTAAGAATATACGAACTATCGAAAGAATTAAATTTGGATAACAAAGACATTAAAGAAATTTGCGAACAGCTTAACATTGCAGTTAAAAGTCATAGCAGCACAATTACAGCATCTCAAGCAGAAAGAGTAAAAGCCATGGCTGCAAAATCCCCTCTCGCTGAAAAGACAACAAGCAGCCCAAAAAAAGAAGCAAAACCACCAAAAGCACCAGGAAAACGCAAGCAGCAAATCTTGGCTGTTCATCATAATAGAGGTGAAGCTCCTGCTTCCTTTCAAAATAATAATTCTAATGGTGGAACATCTTCAAAATTGGTATCTCCGCCCAGTAGACCAGCATCCCCAGCTTCCAAAACATCTCAATCAGAATCTTTGGTATCACCAAAACCTGCTCAATTTAGAGAGTCTGATTCCAATCGTCATGAGCTTAAACAATCTTCTCGAAGAGAACAGAATAACTCAGAGCCAGCTTCTAAACCAACAGCAGCTAAACCTCCTCGATTAGTTACGCCTCCTTCTCGCGCCCAGGAGAATAAGGCAAAGGCGAAAAGCTCTAGCTCAATTCCCTCACCTGTTAAGCCTAAAATAAAAATTACGGAGCAACCCCAAAATAAGCAAGAAGAAGAGAAAGAGAAAAAGAAAAAGGTTCTTCCTGCTCTGCCTAAGTTAAATCAAAGACCTCAAAAAGCGCAAGTAGCTAGCAAAGCCAAAACAACATCGGATGATGATCTTGATGATAGTCTGGCTATTGACTTGCCTGATGATAATGAGATCGATAATGACGAGATCATCAAAAAAACTGAAGTTAACAAGGTTACTAGACTCAAGCGTCCGACTCCTCCTCGCAAAGTAAAAGAATGGGAAAACGAAGAGGAGGATGAAGGAAAACAAAAGGCGGGCAAAGCAAAAGCTAGTAAAAAACGTCGTGGAATCAAACCTTTGTTGGATGATGATGACGATTTTGATTCTGATTCAAATACAGTTCAAGTTAATACAGCTTTTACTTTGTCTACGGCGCGTCCAGCCAAGCCAAAATCTATGCAGCAAGAACAGCCTGCTGCCAGCGTCAACAAAAAACCGCGCAAGCCATCATTTAAGACAGAGAAAACTCAAAAAACTGAACGTCAGTCGAAAAATAAAGCTGTTACGCCAACTTTACCTGAGTTAATTACTTTGTCCGATAATTTGACCGTCAGAGATCTATCTGAAAGACTTAATACCCCAGAAACGGACATTATTAGAAGCTTGTTCTTCAAAGGAATAGCGGTCAATATTACTCAAACTTTAGATTTAGAAACGGCTCGTACAGTAGCTGAGGAGTTGGGGGTAATTGTAGATACTCCTGAAGAAAAATCAGCAGCTACTAAAGATACAGAAATGTTAGATGCTAATGATTTAGAAAATCTTCAGCCTCGCCCACCTGTAGTTACAATCATGGGTCACGTAGATCACGGTAAAACTACTTTACTTGATTCAATTCGTAAAAGCAGCGTCGCTTCGGGAGAAGCAGGGGGAATTACCCAGCATATTGGTGCTTATCATGTTGATGTAGAACATAACGGTAGTAATCAGCAAATTGTCTTTTTGGATACTCCTGGTCATGAAGCCTTCACGGCAATGCGTGCTAGAGGCACAAGAGTGACGGATATAGCTGTTTTGGTAGTAGCTGCTGATGATGGAGTACAACCTCAAACAAAAGAAGCTATTAGCCATGCTAAAGCTGCTCAAGTGCCGCTCTTAGTAGCGATTAATAAAGTAGATAAGCCAGGATCTAACCCCGACAGAATTAAACAAGAACTAACAGAACAAGGATTAGTTTCTGAAGATTGGGGTGGTGACACCACTATGGTTGAGGTAAGCGCGCTTAAGGGAGACAACTTAGATGAACTACTAGAGATGATTCTTTTATTAGCTGAGGTTGAAGAGCTTTCGGCTAACCCAGACCGTCCTGCTAAAGGAACAGTTATTGAAGCTAATCTTGATCGCAATCGTGGTCCAGTTGCTACACTTCTAGTTCAAAATGGTACTCTGCGGGTAGGGGACAGCATTGTTGCTGGTTCTGTGTTTGGTAAAGTTAAAGCGATGGTTGATGACACAGGAAACAAAGTTGAAGCAGCAACGCCATCATTTGCTGTTGAAGTCTTAGGACTCAACGATGTTCCTGAAGCTGGAGATGAGTTTGATATTTACCCTAGTGAAAAAGAAGCAAGAGTAGTTGCTGACCAAAGAGCGATCTCCCAACGCGATACCAGACTACTACAGTCCTTATCATCTCGTCGGGTTAGTCTTAGTACTCTTTCCGCTCAAGCACAGGAAGGAGAGCTTAAAGAGCTAAACTTGATTATCAAAGCTGATGTTCAAGGTTCGGTAGAGGCTATTCAGGGTTCTTTACAACAGCTACCTCAAAATGAAGTTCAGATTCGGACTCTGATGGCATCTCCAGGAGAAGTAACTGAAACTGATGTAGATTTGGCAGCAGCCAGTGGCGCAGTCATTATTGGCTTTAATACTACCTTGGCTACAGGTTCAAGACAGGCAGCCGATAGAGAAGGGGTAGACATTCGCCAGTACGATATTATCTATAAGCTTTTAGATGATATTCAAGGGGCAATGGAAGGTCTGCTCGATCCAGAGGAGATTGAAGAAAGCCTAGGTCAAGTTGAAGTTCGTGCCGTATTCCCAGTTGGTCGTGGTGCTGTGGCTGGTTGTTATGTTTTATCTGGTAAAATCGTTCGTAACTGTAAAATCCGCGTTCGTCGTGGAGATAAAATAGTCCACGAAGGTGAATTGAATTCTCTCAAACGGATGAAGGATGACGTAAAAGAAGTTAATACTGGTTTTGAGTGTGGTATTGGCGCAAGCAAATTCTCTGACTGGAAAGAAGGAGATATTATCGAGGCTTATGAACTAGTCTTCAAACGCCGTACCTTAGCAACTAAATAA
- a CDS encoding low-complexity tail membrane protein yields MLNVKRLRSEPFIWIHLSGIVLFPILLEVAWIGLSLGNRFTYILEIALLIGSGVFPVLLMQLIRPFNIFSILLVSLKAECLSDEQRQILALFRTAKQKFFSMVTAGIMILVLLLLYRLSPLAVGVADFLPQWHILGLAIAIVAFLASNLFLQVPLSVLLVLLTKKSKLAEIEPYPLEKINESFTTPGIKVNKILWFLEPALETTDNA; encoded by the coding sequence ATGTTAAATGTCAAACGTTTACGTTCTGAACCTTTTATTTGGATTCATCTATCGGGAATAGTTCTTTTTCCTATTTTATTAGAAGTAGCTTGGATAGGCTTGTCGCTGGGCAATCGTTTTACTTACATATTAGAAATAGCTTTGCTGATTGGCAGCGGCGTTTTCCCTGTGCTGTTAATGCAGCTAATTCGCCCGTTTAACATTTTTAGTATTTTATTAGTGTCTTTAAAAGCCGAATGCCTAAGTGATGAGCAAAGACAAATACTGGCTTTGTTTAGAACTGCCAAGCAAAAATTTTTTAGCATGGTAACAGCAGGAATTATGATCCTAGTATTGTTGCTGCTCTATCGCTTATCTCCATTAGCTGTTGGTGTTGCTGACTTTTTACCTCAATGGCATATATTAGGCTTGGCGATCGCTATTGTGGCTTTTTTAGCGAGTAACCTGTTTTTACAAGTACCTTTAAGCGTTTTATTGGTTTTGCTGACCAAAAAATCAAAACTAGCTGAGATTGAACCATATCCTCTAGAAAAAATAAATGAGAGCTTTACCACACCTGGAATTAAGGTAAATAAAATACTTTGGTTTTTAGAACCTGCACTCGAAACTACAGATAATGCCTGA
- a CDS encoding DUF3465 domain-containing protein: MRSLHKLLILIILIELADGSTKMTLVSNAELSPSIKGNKQLSGNAFKTQNSNAQVKGQGIVIKILADDLDGSRHQRFIIKLSSGKTLLIAHNIDVAPRINSLQKGDLVIFKGEYEWNAQGGVIHWTHHDPARNHP, encoded by the coding sequence ATGAGGTCTTTACACAAACTGCTGATTTTAATTATTTTGATTGAATTGGCTGATGGATCTACTAAAATGACGCTAGTTTCTAATGCAGAACTTTCGCCGTCAATTAAAGGTAATAAGCAACTATCAGGAAATGCTTTTAAAACTCAAAACAGTAATGCTCAAGTAAAAGGTCAAGGGATTGTAATCAAGATTCTTGCAGACGACCTAGATGGTAGTAGACACCAAAGATTTATTATTAAACTAAGTTCTGGTAAAACTTTATTAATTGCTCACAACATCGACGTTGCTCCCAGAATTAATTCGCTTCAAAAAGGCGATTTAGTTATATTCAAGGGTGAATATGAGTGGAATGCTCAGGGTGGTGTAATACATTGGACACATCACGATCCTGCCAGGAATCATCCTTGA
- the proS gene encoding proline--tRNA ligase, with translation MRLNEMLFVTLRETPAEAEIPSHQLLLRAGYIRRIGSGIYAYMPLMWRVLQKVSQIVREEMDATGAQECLLPQLQPSQLWQESGRWDTYTKAEGIMFSLTDRSDRELGLGPTHEEVITTIARETIRSYRQLPLNLYQIQTKFRDEIRPRFGLMRGREFIMKDAYSFHADEASLKQTYQAMDRAYRQIMTRCGLQFRPVDADSGAIGGSGSQEFMILAEAGEDEILYTEDGKYAANTEKAVSLVPDVVPSPFNSYEKLATPDTETIAKLAETVKCSPTVIVKNVLYEVIYDNGMTVLVLINIRGDRDINEVKLTNELTKLAPQYKAKTIISLSVPNATAQKKWVAKPLPLGYIAPNLDDDYISASKNVAKKFLRLADRTVIDAKNFVTGANEVGYHVVGANWGDNFSLPELQVDIQKAKAGDRAIHDPSQTLMSARGIEAGHIFQLGTKYSEAMGANFTNEQGKTEPLWMGCYGIGVSRLAQAAVEQSYDKDGIIWPVAIAPYHVVVIVPNISDQEKMAAGEKLYEEFKQAGVEVLLDDRQERAGVKFKDSELIGIPYRVVTGRSLAEGKVEVVKRANRESQDLPIEEVVATVKQWIKQKTH, from the coding sequence ATGCGACTAAACGAGATGCTGTTTGTAACACTGCGAGAAACACCAGCAGAGGCAGAAATACCCAGTCATCAATTGTTGCTTCGAGCTGGCTATATTCGTCGCATTGGTAGCGGTATCTACGCCTATATGCCCTTGATGTGGCGCGTGTTGCAAAAGGTGTCTCAAATTGTGCGAGAAGAAATGGATGCAACGGGGGCGCAGGAATGTTTATTACCTCAATTGCAGCCATCCCAGCTATGGCAAGAATCAGGACGCTGGGATACCTATACCAAAGCAGAAGGGATTATGTTTTCCCTCACAGATCGCAGTGACAGGGAGTTAGGTTTAGGTCCTACTCATGAAGAGGTGATCACGACTATTGCCCGTGAGACTATTCGTTCCTACCGTCAATTGCCTTTGAATTTATATCAAATTCAAACTAAATTCCGTGATGAAATTCGCCCTCGTTTCGGCTTGATGCGAGGCAGAGAATTTATTATGAAGGATGCCTATTCTTTCCATGCTGACGAAGCAAGTTTGAAGCAGACTTATCAAGCAATGGATCGAGCATATCGCCAGATTATGACTCGCTGTGGGTTGCAGTTTCGACCTGTAGACGCGGATTCTGGGGCAATTGGTGGTTCTGGTTCACAGGAATTTATGATCTTAGCAGAGGCGGGAGAAGATGAAATTCTCTACACCGAAGATGGCAAGTATGCAGCCAATACCGAAAAAGCAGTATCTCTTGTTCCAGATGTAGTCCCGTCGCCTTTTAATAGCTACGAAAAGTTGGCTACACCTGACACAGAAACGATCGCTAAATTAGCAGAGACGGTTAAATGTTCGCCGACGGTAATCGTTAAAAATGTTTTATACGAAGTTATTTATGATAACGGCATGACTGTATTAGTCTTAATTAATATTCGTGGCGATCGCGATATTAATGAAGTCAAACTAACTAATGAGTTAACCAAACTTGCGCCACAGTATAAAGCCAAGACAATTATTTCTCTTAGCGTACCCAATGCCACCGCCCAGAAGAAATGGGTAGCCAAACCTTTACCGTTAGGCTATATTGCACCCAATCTTGATGATGACTATATAAGTGCCTCGAAAAACGTAGCCAAAAAGTTTTTACGTCTGGCAGATCGAACCGTTATCGACGCTAAAAACTTTGTCACAGGAGCAAATGAAGTGGGCTATCACGTTGTTGGGGCAAACTGGGGCGATAATTTTAGCTTACCCGAACTTCAGGTAGATATTCAAAAGGCAAAGGCAGGCGATCGCGCCATTCACGATCCAAGTCAAACTTTAATGAGTGCGAGGGGCATTGAAGCGGGGCATATTTTCCAGCTAGGCACAAAATACTCCGAGGCGATGGGGGCAAACTTTACCAATGAACAGGGTAAAACAGAACCTCTATGGATGGGTTGTTATGGCATTGGTGTCTCGCGGTTGGCTCAAGCGGCAGTAGAACAATCTTATGATAAAGATGGTATTATTTGGCCCGTAGCGATCGCACCTTATCATGTAGTAGTGATCGTGCCTAATATCTCTGATCAAGAAAAAATGGCTGCGGGAGAAAAGCTGTATGAAGAGTTTAAGCAGGCTGGAGTAGAAGTCTTGTTAGATGATCGCCAAGAACGGGCAGGAGTTAAATTTAAAGATAGTGAACTAATTGGTATTCCCTATCGCGTGGTCACAGGGCGATCGCTAGCAGAAGGGAAAGTTGAGGTAGTTAAACGGGCTAATAGAGAATCTCAGGATCTACCTATTGAAGAAGTGGTGGCAACGGTTAAACAATGGATTAAGCAGAAAACCCACTGA
- a CDS encoding chromosome segregation ATPase, protein MAIDKDPKKSGLDAMSNESDAKIDSDKPRHPNQAFSKDNNLQKNLLIPVTPQTSSIGSAAERTKSTTTRKQKRSWWQMWQIWGLVLVLCSGGIGYGAMTTLLKLPKTQSCSKVFWPFASASIRLYCAQTAAEQKNVEGLLSAINLVAVLPNNHPLRPEINRNINRWATSILAIGEEEFQAGKLEQAIATAKKIPSRLSAKKLVDKKIATWKSIWSDGEETYRQVEDKLREADWNGAFSAAVLLTDNPNKYWATTKYEESINNINIAQEENASLNKAQAQISSGQIDGLILAIEKAADIDSKSYAYDQAQEIIAQGKEKLVAIIEQSIEDRDWQQLLRITGRVPRSLKLQKRVKDWQILANAGSSAQLDTVFGIEDAIEEIDKLGKKSEYYDLGQKLASRWEKEIDDVRHLTKARDFARTGTIAALNKAITEARLIPDANPRYQEASGEINQWRKQIQTIEDQPILNRAKELAYGNNVNAWTRAIAEANLISGNSPLHKEAQDNVRTWRANIERIKDQPILDEAEAFAYDDNYTAAIRTAQRISSGRALYPDAQSKIARWQAEIDGERYLEEAYDLADRGTPEALASAIRVIRQVPRSSSYGNEVIPSVEDWSAEILDQAREASDSSLEEAIAIAKQIPSGTTSYTTAQGEIKIWRIRLAPEPVVPPTFKLDKQKKERERDN, encoded by the coding sequence ATGGCGATAGATAAAGATCCAAAAAAATCAGGGTTAGATGCAATGTCAAATGAATCTGACGCTAAAATTGACAGTGATAAGCCTCGACATCCTAATCAAGCTTTTAGTAAAGATAATAATCTCCAAAAAAATCTTTTAATTCCTGTGACTCCACAAACTTCTTCAATCGGCTCGGCTGCGGAGCGAACAAAATCAACTACAACACGCAAACAGAAAAGATCCTGGTGGCAAATGTGGCAAATTTGGGGCTTGGTCTTAGTATTATGTTCTGGGGGGATAGGTTATGGAGCAATGACAACGTTGCTAAAATTACCTAAAACTCAAAGCTGTTCCAAGGTATTTTGGCCGTTCGCCTCTGCTTCAATTCGCCTTTATTGCGCTCAAACTGCTGCGGAACAGAAGAATGTTGAAGGCTTGTTGTCGGCAATTAATTTAGTGGCAGTTTTGCCAAACAATCATCCTCTCAGACCAGAAATAAATCGCAATATCAACCGTTGGGCAACTTCTATTCTGGCTATCGGCGAAGAAGAATTCCAGGCGGGAAAATTAGAGCAGGCGATCGCCACAGCAAAAAAAATTCCTAGCAGACTCTCTGCCAAAAAACTAGTAGACAAAAAAATTGCTACTTGGAAATCTATTTGGTCAGACGGGGAAGAAACCTACAGGCAGGTAGAAGACAAACTTCGAGAAGCTGATTGGAACGGAGCTTTTAGTGCTGCTGTACTTTTAACCGACAATCCTAATAAATATTGGGCAACTACTAAGTATGAAGAAAGCATCAATAATATTAATATTGCTCAAGAAGAAAATGCTAGCTTAAATAAAGCCCAAGCTCAAATTAGTAGCGGTCAAATAGATGGTTTGATCTTAGCAATTGAGAAGGCAGCCGATATTGATAGTAAAAGCTATGCCTACGATCAGGCTCAAGAAATTATTGCCCAAGGGAAAGAAAAACTAGTAGCTATTATTGAACAGTCAATTGAAGATCGAGATTGGCAACAGTTGCTACGGATAACTGGTCGTGTTCCTCGTAGCCTTAAGCTACAAAAGCGAGTCAAAGATTGGCAAATTTTGGCAAACGCAGGTTCTAGCGCGCAGCTAGATACCGTATTTGGCATTGAAGATGCAATCGAAGAAATAGATAAATTAGGCAAAAAAAGCGAATATTACGATTTAGGGCAAAAACTTGCTAGCCGTTGGGAAAAAGAAATTGACGATGTACGCCATCTTACTAAAGCTAGGGATTTTGCTAGAACTGGGACTATAGCTGCTCTAAATAAGGCAATTACCGAAGCTAGGTTAATTCCTGATGCTAATCCTCGTTATCAAGAAGCTAGTGGAGAGATAAATCAATGGCGCAAACAAATTCAGACAATTGAAGATCAGCCAATTTTAAATCGTGCTAAAGAATTAGCCTACGGTAATAATGTTAATGCCTGGACTAGAGCGATCGCTGAAGCTAATCTAATTTCTGGTAACAGCCCTTTGCATAAAGAAGCACAGGACAATGTTCGTACTTGGCGAGCTAATATTGAGCGCATAAAAGACCAGCCAATTCTCGATGAAGCTGAGGCTTTTGCCTATGATGATAACTATACTGCTGCGATTAGAACGGCTCAAAGAATCAGTTCGGGCAGGGCTTTATATCCAGATGCTCAAAGCAAAATTGCCCGTTGGCAAGCGGAAATTGATGGGGAAAGATATCTAGAAGAAGCTTATGACCTGGCAGATAGGGGTACACCAGAAGCTCTAGCTAGTGCAATTAGGGTCATAAGACAAGTTCCTAGGAGTAGCTCTTATGGGAATGAGGTAATACCTAGCGTTGAGGACTGGTCAGCAGAAATTCTCGACCAGGCTAGAGAAGCTTCTGATAGTTCTTTAGAAGAAGCAATTGCGATCGCCAAACAAATTCCCTCTGGTACGACTAGCTATACTACTGCCCAAGGAGAAATTAAAATCTGGCGGATCAGACTTGCACCCGAACCAGTAGTTCCTCCCACTTTTAAACTAGATAAGCAAAAAAAAGAGCGCGAAAGAGACAATTAA
- the hslO gene encoding Hsp33 family molecular chaperone HslO: MTDKLIRAIAADGGIRAVGVITTDLTEEARRRHKLSYVATAALGRSMASGLLLASNMKKEGSRVNIHLKGDGPLGTILADAGVDGTVRGYVQNPQVELPPNDRGKLDVGRAVGHNGYLHVVRDLGYGQPYSSTVELVSGEVGEDVANYLVTSEQTPSALLVGVFVGAGGVTAAGGILLQIMPKAVRDQSLVKLLESRVSQLSGFTPLLLAGKSLRTILQELLGDLDLFIFPESQDVSFNCGCSFERVLGALKMLGSAELQDMIEKDEGAEAICQFCGEVYQANENQLNQLIADLRAE; the protein is encoded by the coding sequence ATGACAGATAAATTAATTCGAGCGATCGCAGCAGATGGAGGAATCAGAGCCGTTGGCGTTATCACCACAGACCTTACTGAAGAAGCACGACGCAGACATAAGCTTTCTTATGTTGCCACAGCAGCTTTAGGTCGCTCAATGGCTTCTGGATTATTGTTAGCTTCCAATATGAAAAAAGAAGGCTCTAGGGTTAACATTCATCTAAAAGGAGATGGTCCTCTAGGAACTATTTTGGCTGATGCGGGAGTAGACGGCACGGTTAGAGGCTATGTTCAAAATCCTCAAGTCGAGCTTCCTCCTAACGACCGAGGTAAGTTAGATGTGGGTAGAGCAGTTGGTCACAATGGTTATCTGCACGTAGTTCGAGATCTAGGCTATGGGCAACCATATTCTAGTACAGTCGAGCTAGTGTCAGGAGAGGTTGGGGAAGATGTAGCCAATTATTTAGTAACTTCAGAACAAACTCCCTCCGCTCTATTAGTAGGGGTTTTTGTGGGTGCAGGAGGAGTTACCGCAGCAGGAGGAATACTATTACAAATTATGCCTAAAGCTGTCCGCGATCAATCGTTAGTTAAATTACTAGAGTCTCGCGTATCTCAACTATCAGGTTTTACGCCTTTGCTGTTAGCAGGAAAAAGTCTGAGAACAATCTTGCAAGAGCTATTGGGAGATTTAGATCTCTTTATCTTTCCTGAATCTCAAGACGTAAGTTTTAATTGCGGCTGTTCTTTTGAACGAGTTTTAGGCGCGCTCAAAATGCTGGGATCGGCTGAACTGCAAGATATGATTGAAAAAGACGAGGGAGCAGAAGCAATCTGCCAATTCTGCGGTGAAGTTTATCAGGCAAATGAAAATCAACTAAATCAGTTGATTGCTGATTTAAGAGCAGAATAA
- a CDS encoding HEAT repeat domain-containing protein: MLEASSFGKSLIVSTIAQIAHHHIAPVNDTLFASLNDKNSEVRKDAIHNLAALHKSISEVNKRLTSMLKDSDREVRQMAEWALIRINLASSPTAQNYINHQDNHGIASSNGTSNHN; the protein is encoded by the coding sequence ATGCTAGAAGCAAGCTCTTTTGGTAAAAGCTTGATTGTCAGCACGATTGCTCAGATTGCTCATCATCATATTGCACCAGTCAATGATACTTTATTTGCTTCTTTAAACGATAAAAATTCTGAAGTAAGAAAAGATGCTATTCACAATTTAGCTGCTTTACATAAATCTATCTCAGAAGTAAATAAACGCCTAACTAGTATGCTAAAAGACTCAGATCGCGAAGTACGCCAAATGGCTGAGTGGGCGTTAATAAGAATCAATTTAGCGTCTTCTCCAACTGCTCAAAACTATATTAATCATCAAGATAACCATGGCATTGCCTCTAGTAACGGCACATCTAACCATAATTAG
- a CDS encoding glycosyltransferase family 4 protein, with protein MLKILFLSTSVGSLGSGEGGGVELTVQNLAQELRRRGHQLEVVAPNGSWLTDIPVTTIEGNLQIPVQTQSRDVPVCLPDNSVLANMWSYARQVQHQYDLLVNFAFDWLPFYLTPFFETPIAHFISMGSMTKASDRIMQQIIKQYPGTFGVYTQSQADTFPFAKECKILGSAIDLSLYNFNPNPQASLAWLGRIAPEKALEDAVEAVNITGIPLKIFGRIQNQEYWQEILTNFPNAPIEYQGFLATEKLQQELGKCLALLMTPRWIEAFGNVAIEALACGVPVIAYRRGGPAEIVKQGQTGFLVEPDSVTELVAAINKIGQIDRQLCRKQAEAEYSLKALGDRFEAWFTSLI; from the coding sequence ATGCTTAAAATTTTATTTCTATCTACTTCCGTTGGTTCGTTAGGTTCAGGAGAAGGAGGGGGAGTAGAATTAACTGTGCAAAACTTGGCTCAAGAATTACGTCGTCGAGGACACCAGTTAGAAGTTGTTGCTCCTAATGGTTCTTGGTTAACTGACATTCCTGTTACCACCATAGAGGGAAATCTACAGATTCCTGTACAAACTCAAAGCCGAGATGTCCCAGTTTGTTTACCAGATAATTCGGTATTGGCGAATATGTGGTCATATGCCCGTCAAGTGCAGCATCAGTATGATTTACTAGTAAATTTTGCTTTTGATTGGCTACCCTTTTATTTAACCCCCTTTTTTGAGACTCCTATTGCTCATTTTATTAGTATGGGGTCAATGACGAAGGCAAGCGATCGCATTATGCAGCAGATAATTAAACAGTATCCTGGTACTTTTGGCGTATACACCCAATCTCAGGCAGATACTTTTCCTTTTGCCAAAGAATGTAAAATCCTTGGCAGTGCTATCGATTTATCTCTTTATAACTTTAACCCAAATCCCCAGGCAAGTTTAGCCTGGTTGGGACGTATTGCCCCCGAAAAAGCCCTAGAAGATGCAGTAGAAGCAGTAAATATTACGGGTATCCCCCTAAAAATATTTGGCAGAATCCAAAATCAGGAATACTGGCAAGAAATTTTAACTAATTTTCCGAATGCGCCCATAGAATATCAAGGGTTTTTAGCTACGGAAAAACTACAGCAAGAATTGGGCAAATGTCTGGCTTTACTCATGACACCACGCTGGATTGAAGCCTTTGGCAATGTTGCCATCGAAGCTCTTGCCTGTGGAGTCCCAGTTATCGCTTATCGTCGTGGAGGCCCTGCGGAGATAGTCAAGCAGGGTCAAACAGGCTTTTTAGTCGAGCCAGATAGCGTTACGGAATTAGTAGCAGCAATCAATAAAATTGGACAGATTGACCGCCAACTGTGCCGTAAGCAGGCAGAAGCAGAATATTCTCTAAAAGCATTGGGCGATCGCTTTGAGGCTTGGTTTACTAGCCTGATCTAA
- the tatA gene encoding twin-arginine translocase TatA/TatE family subunit, which yields MFGLGVPEVAVIGLVAILIFGPKKIPEIGSALGKTIRGFKEEMDNPQLEEGEEKEQE from the coding sequence ATGTTTGGTTTAGGTGTACCTGAAGTAGCTGTAATTGGTCTAGTAGCGATTCTAATTTTTGGTCCCAAGAAAATTCCTGAAATCGGCAGCGCACTAGGTAAAACAATTCGTGGTTTTAAAGAAGAGATGGACAATCCTCAATTAGAAGAGGGTGAAGAAAAAGAACAAGAATAA